One part of the Aestuariirhabdus litorea genome encodes these proteins:
- a CDS encoding type IV pilus twitching motility protein PilT, producing MDITELLAFSSKQGASDLHLSAGLPPMIRVDGDVRRINLPALEHKQVHALIYDIMNDKQRKDFEEFWETDFSFEVPGVARFRVNAFNQNRGAGAVFRTIPSKVLTMEDLGMGQVFKDVSMVPRGLVLVTGPTGSGKSTTLAAMIDYINDNKYEHVLTIEDPIEFVHESKKCLVNQREVHRDTLGFNEALRSALREDPDIILVGELRDLETIRLALTAAETGHLVFGTLHTTSAAKTIDRVIDVFPAEEKSMVRSMLSESLQAVISQTLLKRIGGGRVAAHEIMIGTPAIRNLIREDKVAQMYSAIQTGGSLGMVTLDQCLKDLLSKGLISREGAREKAKIPDNF from the coding sequence ATGGACATTACGGAACTGCTGGCGTTCTCTTCCAAGCAGGGAGCATCGGATCTGCACCTGTCGGCGGGTTTGCCACCGATGATTCGTGTGGATGGTGATGTGCGGCGTATCAACCTGCCTGCGCTGGAGCACAAGCAGGTTCATGCGCTGATCTACGACATCATGAACGACAAGCAGCGCAAGGATTTTGAGGAGTTCTGGGAAACCGACTTCTCCTTCGAGGTGCCCGGGGTGGCGCGTTTCCGGGTCAATGCGTTTAACCAGAACCGGGGTGCCGGTGCAGTGTTCCGGACCATCCCCTCCAAGGTGCTGACCATGGAGGACCTGGGAATGGGGCAGGTGTTCAAGGATGTCTCCATGGTTCCCCGGGGGCTGGTGCTGGTGACCGGGCCCACGGGTTCCGGAAAGAGTACCACCCTTGCGGCAATGATCGATTACATCAATGACAACAAGTACGAGCACGTACTCACCATTGAGGATCCCATCGAGTTTGTGCACGAGTCCAAGAAGTGCCTGGTGAACCAGCGGGAAGTGCACCGGGATACCCTCGGTTTCAACGAGGCGCTGCGCTCCGCCCTGCGGGAAGACCCTGATATTATCCTGGTGGGTGAGCTGCGGGACCTGGAAACCATTCGTCTGGCGCTTACAGCGGCCGAAACCGGTCACCTGGTGTTCGGCACCCTGCACACCACCTCCGCGGCCAAGACCATTGACCGGGTGATCGACGTATTCCCTGCCGAGGAGAAGTCGATGGTGCGCTCGATGTTGTCGGAGTCGCTGCAGGCGGTTATCTCCCAGACGCTGTTGAAACGCATTGGCGGCGGCCGGGTAGCGGCCCACGAGATCATGATCGGTACCCCTGCGATTCGTAACCTGATTCGGGAGGACAAGGTGGCGCAGATGTACTCAGCCATCCAGACTGGCGGCTCGCTGGGCATGGTGACCCTCGACCAGTGTCTTAAGGACCTCTTGTCGAAAGGACTCATTAGCCGTGAAGGCGCCCGCGAGAAGGCAAAGATTCCGGATAATTTTTAA
- a CDS encoding YggT family protein: MSAALQDTLSFLIHTIGGLYIMVVLIRFILQLVRADFYNPLSQFVVKATNPLLIPLRRLIPGVGGVDIASLALALLLQLALVYLLFALKGMTPPLGFALVNSLYELINTVLNLYLWSLIIIAIASWVAPGSYHPALMLLHQITEPLSSRVRRVIPPIGGLDLSLMAIVLIIISLQKILPAVFQALLG; the protein is encoded by the coding sequence ATGTCAGCAGCCCTGCAAGACACGCTCAGCTTCCTGATCCATACCATTGGCGGCCTCTACATCATGGTGGTCCTGATTCGTTTTATCCTGCAGCTGGTTCGCGCCGACTTCTATAACCCCCTGTCGCAGTTTGTGGTCAAGGCGACGAACCCGCTGCTGATTCCCCTGCGCAGGCTCATTCCGGGTGTAGGGGGGGTGGATATCGCCTCTCTGGCTTTGGCGCTGCTGCTACAGCTGGCCCTGGTGTATCTGCTGTTTGCCCTTAAGGGCATGACGCCCCCTTTGGGATTTGCCCTGGTCAACAGTCTTTATGAGCTGATCAATACCGTCCTTAACCTCTATCTCTGGAGCCTGATCATCATCGCCATTGCCAGCTGGGTTGCTCCGGGTAGCTACCATCCGGCGCTCATGCTACTGCACCAGATTACCGAGCCACTGAGTAGCCGGGTACGGCGGGTGATTCCACCGATAGGTGGCCTGGACCTGTCGCTGATGGCCATCGTGCTGATCATCATCTCCTTGCAGAAGATCTTGCCCGCCGTCTTCCAGGCTCTGCTCGGATAA
- a CDS encoding YggS family pyridoxal phosphate-dependent enzyme yields the protein MSQIAANLELVRQRIDAACNRFQRTDPVELLAVSKTKPVADIEAAWLSGQRHFGENYLQEALDKIEALKGRDIVWHFIGAIQSNKTTLMAQQFDWIHCVERAKIARRLSEARGAERPPLNVCLQVNISNEPSKAGVPLEALPALAAEVASCPNLALRGLMAIPAASDDFDAQQQPFARLSQALAQLREQLPDQPLDTLSMGMSNDLEAAIAQGATFVRIGTALFGSRNTTSRTSP from the coding sequence ATGTCACAAATCGCCGCCAACCTTGAGCTCGTGCGCCAGCGCATTGATGCCGCCTGCAACCGCTTCCAGCGCACCGACCCGGTTGAGCTGCTGGCCGTCAGCAAGACCAAGCCAGTGGCCGATATCGAGGCCGCCTGGCTCTCCGGCCAGCGCCACTTCGGGGAGAACTACCTGCAGGAGGCCCTCGACAAGATCGAGGCGCTTAAGGGGCGGGATATCGTCTGGCACTTTATTGGCGCCATCCAGTCCAACAAGACCACTCTAATGGCCCAACAGTTCGACTGGATCCACTGCGTCGAGCGCGCCAAAATTGCCCGGCGCCTGAGCGAAGCCCGTGGAGCGGAGCGCCCGCCCCTTAATGTCTGCCTGCAGGTGAATATCAGCAATGAACCGAGCAAGGCCGGGGTTCCTCTCGAGGCGCTGCCGGCGCTGGCCGCGGAGGTGGCCAGCTGCCCCAACCTCGCCCTGCGGGGCCTCATGGCCATACCCGCCGCCAGTGATGACTTTGACGCCCAGCAACAACCCTTTGCCCGCCTCAGTCAGGCGCTGGCTCAACTGCGCGAGCAGCTGCCCGACCAACCCCTGGATACCCTCTCCATGGGCATGAGCAATGACCTGGAAGCGGCCATTGCCCAGGGCGCCACTTTTGTACGCATCGGCACCGCCCTGTTCGGCAGCCGCAACACCACCTCAAGGACCTCCCCATGA
- the proC gene encoding pyrroline-5-carboxylate reductase, with translation MTQPTLAFIGAGNMSQAIFGGLIQQGYDAARIWGSTRTPEKLEQLKARYGIQTSTDNTELVRQADVVILGVKPQGMQALLKELSETLQQRRPLIISVAAGITVEALDRWSGGGLPIIRSMPNTPSLVGTGACGLFANAVVTAEQREIASSLFAAVGILSWVDREALIDAVIAVSGSGPAYYFMMMEAMIAAGEKLGLSRESATELTLQTALGAARMAQESDVDAGELKRRVMSPGGTTEQAIRTFEQGGLPQLVESAMGRCHARAAEMAAELTK, from the coding sequence ATGACCCAACCCACCCTTGCCTTTATTGGTGCCGGCAACATGAGCCAGGCGATCTTTGGCGGACTCATTCAACAGGGCTACGATGCCGCTCGCATCTGGGGAAGTACGCGTACACCGGAAAAGCTGGAGCAACTGAAGGCCCGCTACGGCATCCAAACCAGCACCGACAATACCGAGCTGGTGCGCCAGGCCGACGTGGTCATCCTCGGCGTCAAGCCCCAGGGCATGCAGGCCCTGCTGAAGGAGCTCTCGGAGACGCTGCAGCAACGCCGCCCACTCATCATCTCGGTGGCCGCCGGGATCACCGTGGAGGCACTGGACCGCTGGAGTGGCGGTGGGCTGCCCATCATTCGCAGCATGCCCAACACCCCCTCTCTGGTCGGCACCGGCGCCTGCGGCCTGTTTGCCAATGCGGTGGTCACCGCTGAGCAACGGGAGATTGCCAGCAGCCTGTTCGCAGCCGTCGGCATTCTCAGCTGGGTCGACCGTGAGGCGCTGATCGATGCGGTCATCGCCGTCTCGGGCAGTGGCCCGGCTTACTACTTCATGATGATGGAAGCGATGATCGCCGCCGGTGAAAAGCTTGGCCTGAGCCGCGAAAGCGCCACCGAGCTGACCCTGCAAACCGCACTCGGGGCCGCCCGAATGGCCCAGGAAAGCGATGTGGATGCCGGCGAGCTCAAGCGCCGGGTGATGTCCCCGGGAGGAACCACCGAGCAGGCCATTCGAACGTTTGAACAGGGAGGCCTGCCCCAGTTGGTGGAATCCGCGATGGGTCGCTGTCACGCCCGTGCCGCCGAGATGGCCGCCGAGCTCACCAAATAA